One Lepus europaeus isolate LE1 chromosome 7, mLepTim1.pri, whole genome shotgun sequence DNA segment encodes these proteins:
- the LOC133762857 gene encoding pecanex-like protein 3 isoform X1, with protein sequence MGSQVLQILRQGVWASLTGGWFFDPHQSTFSNCFHLYVWIFLLTFPFLLYMVLPPSLIVAGVYCLVVAVIFATIKTVNYRLHAMFDQGEIVEKRSSTVGEPEEEPAQGDGNPPRDPGVEMTVFRKVSSTPPVRCSSQHSVFGFNQVSELLPRMEDAGPLRDIKELVREQGCNNVIVTSADREMLKLSSQERLLGDLPQTPPGAVPEPSLPSTDSSERSPLAGDGGPWGGSSVADTPMSPLLKGSLSQELSKSFLTLTRPDRALVRTSSRREQRRGASGYQPLERRGSGEPTPQKAGSSDSCFSGTDRETLSSFKSEKTNSTHLDSPPGGQAPEGSDTDPPSEAELPASPDAGVPSDDTLRSFDTVIGTGTPPGPAEPLLVVRPKDLALLRPSTRRPPLRRHSPPGRAPRRPLLEAGSFFEDEDTSEGSELSPASSLRSQRRYSTGSSSSTSCYSPESSRGAVGGPRKRRAPPGAEDGTAVPPKRPYGTQRTPSTASAKTHARVLSMDGAGGDVLRAPLAGSKAELESQAGVELAAGEPAVLPAEARRGPAANQPGWRGELQEEGAVGGAEESGQRDPSSSVRRTQAIRRRHNAGSNPTPPASVMGSPPSSLQEAQRGRAASHSRALTLPSALHLASSLLLTRAGANVHEACTFDDTSEGAVHYFYDESGVRRSYTFGLAGGGYENPVGQQGEQATNGAWDRHSHSSSFHSADVPEAAGGLNLLQPRPVVLQGMQVRRVPLEIPEFDLLDQDSLHESQEQTLMEEAPPRAQHSYKYWLLPGRWTSVRYERLALLALLDRTRGVMENIFGVGLSSLVAFLGYLLLLKGFFTDIWVFQFCLVIASCQYSLLKSVQPDAASPMHGHNWVIAYSRPVYFCICCLLIWLLDALGAAQPFPPVSLYGLTLFSASFFFCARDVATVFTLCFPFVFLLGLLPQVNTCLMYLLEQIDMHGFGGTAATSPLTAVFSLARSLLAAALLYGFCLGAIKSPWPEQHVPVLFSVFCGLLVALSYHLSRQSSDPTVLWSLIRSKLFPELEERSLETARAEPPDPLPDKMRQSVREVLHSDLVMCVLIAVLTFAISASTVFIALKSVLAFVLYALAGAVGFFTHYLLPQLRKQLPWFCLSQPVLKPLEYSQYEVRGAAQVMWFEKLYAGLQCVEKYLIYPAVVLHALTVDAHTVVSHPDKFCLHCRALLMTVAGLKLLRSAFCCPPQQYLTLAFTVLLFHFDYPRLSQGFLLDYFLMSLLCSKLWDLLYKLRFVLTYIAPWQITWGSAFHAFAQPFAVPHSAMLFVQALLSGLFSTPLNPLLGSAVFIMSYARPLKFWERDYNTKRVDHSNTRLVTQLDRNPGADDNNLNSIFYEHLTRSLQHTLCGDLVLGRWGNYGPGDCFVLASDYLNALVHLIEVGNGLVTFQLRGLEFRGTYCQQREVEAITEGVEEDEGCCCCEPGHLPRVLSFNAAFGQRWLAWEVTASKYVLEGYSISDNNAASMLQVFDLRKILITYYVKSIIYYVSRSPKLESWLSHEGIATALRPVRAPGYADSDPTFSLSVDEDYDLRLSGLSLPSFCAVHLEWIQYCASRRGQPVEQDWNSPLVTLCFGLCVLGRRALGTASHSMSASLEPFLYGLHALFKGDFRITSPRDEWVFADMDLLHRVVAPGVRMALKLHQDHFTSPDEYEEPAALYDAIAANEERLVISHEGDPAWRSAILSNTPSLLALRHVLDDASDEYKIIMLNRRHLSFRVIKVNRECVRGLWAGQQQELVFLRNRNPERGSIQNAKQALRNMINSSCDQPLGYPIYVSPLTTSLAGSHPQLRALWGGPVSLGTIARWFLHSWERLHKGCGAGCNSGGNVDEADCGGGGLTSLSSNPPLAHPTPENTAGSGDQLLPPGPGWGPQPPLSSGSGDGRPPPSLQWPPPRLPGPPPASPAPAEGPRPSRPPGPGLLSSEGPSGKWSLGGRKGLGGSDGEPASGSPKGGTPKSQAPLDLSLSPDASAEASPPRAAQDAPCLDSGAAESGTPAGAPADWPAPAEERESPAAQPLLEHQY encoded by the exons ATGGGGTCTCAGGTGTTGCAGATCCTGCGCCAGGGGGTGTGGGCCTCGCTCACCGGCGGCTGGTTCTTCGACCCGCACCAGAGCACCTTCTCCAACTGCTTCCACCTCTATGTCTGGATCTTCCTGCTCACTTTTCCCTTCTTGCTGTACATG GTCCTGCCCCCCAGCCTGATAGTGGCCGGCGTGTACTGCCTGGTGGTGGCCGTCATCTTCGCCACCATCAAGACGGTGAATTATCGGCTGCACGCCATGTTCGACCAGGGCGAGATCGTCGAGAAGCGCAGCTCGACCGTGGGGGAGCCTGAGGAAGAACCGGCCCAGGGGGACGGCAATCCGCCTCG GGACCCTGGAGTGGAGATGACGGTGTTTCGGAAAGTGAGTTCCACGCCTCCGGTCCGCTGCAGTTCCCAGCATTCCGTGTTCGGCTTCAACCAGGTCTCG GAGCTGCTGCCCCGGATGGAGGATGCTGGACCCCTCAGAG ACATCAAGGAGCTGGTGCGCGAGCAGGGCTGCAACAACGTGATCGTGACCTCGGCCGACCGAGAGATGCTGAAGCTGAGCTCCCAGGAGAGACTGC TTGGAGACCTTCCCCAGACACCCCCGGGGGCTGTCCCAGAGCCCTCGCTCCCCAGCACGGACTCTTCGGAGCGGTCCCCCCTGGCTGGAGATGGAGGCCCCTGGGGCGGGAGCAGCGTGGCCGACACCCCCATGAGCCCCCTGCTGAAAGGGAGcctcagccaggagctgagcaAGAGCTTCCTGACCCTGACGCGGCCCGACCGGGCCTTGGTGAGGACCAGCAGCCGCCGGGAGCAGCGCCGGGGGGCCAGCGGCTACCAGCCCCTGGAGCGGCGGGGCTCCGGCGAGCCCACGCCACAGAAAGCCGGCTCCTCGGACTCTTGCTTCAGCGGCACTGACCGGGAGACCCTGAGCAGCTTCAAGAGCGAGAAGACCAACTCCACCCACTTGGACAGCCCGCCCGGTGGGCAGGCCCCCGAGGGCAGCGACACGGACCCGCCCTCCGAGGCCGAGCTGCCGGCCTCACCGGACGCAGGGGTCCCCTCGGATGACACGCTACGTTCCTTCGACACGGTCATCGGAACAGGGACGCCACCGGGACCTGCTGAGCCGCTCCTGGTTGtgcggcccaaggatttggccctgCTGCGGCCCAGCACGCGGCGGCCCCCCCTGCGAAGACACTCCCCGCCTGGCCGAGCCCCGCGCCGGCCCCTGCTCGAGGCCGGGAGCTTCTTTGAGGACGAAGACACCAGCGAGGGCAGTGAGCTGAGCCCGGCCTCCAGTCTGCGGTCACAGCGCCGCTACAGCACTGGCAGCTCCTCGTCTACCTCCTGCTATTCCCCCGAGAGCTCCCGGGGTGCAGTGGGGGGGCCCCGCAAGCGGCGGGCCCCTCCCGGGGCTGAGGACGGGACCGCGGTGCCCCCCAAACGGCCCTATGGGACCCAGCGGACGCCCAGTACCGCCAGCGCCAAAACACACGCCCGCGTGCTGAGCATGGATGGCGCGGGGGGTGATGTCCTCAGGGCGCCCCTGGCTGGCTCCAAGGCTGAGCTGGAGTCTCAGGCAGGGGTGGAGCTGGCTGCCGGAGAGCCCGCCGTGCTGCCTGCCGAGGCCCGCAGGGGACCTGCTGCCAACCAGCCGGGCTGGCGAGGGGAGCTGCAGGAGGAAGGTGCGGTGGGTGGAG CCGAGGAGAGCGGCCAGCGGGACCCCTCCAGCAGCGTGAGGCGGACCCAGGCGATCCGGAGGCGCCACAACGCAGGCAGCAACCCCACGCCCCCGGCCTCCGTCATGGGCTCGCCCCCCAG cagcctgcaggaGGCTCAGCGGGGCCGGGCTGCCTCGCACTCGCGGGCGCTGACGCTGCCCTCCGCGCTGCACCTCGCCTCCTCGCTGCTGCTCACCCGCGCCGGCGCCAACGTGCACGAGGCCTGCACCTTCGATGACACCTCCGAGGGCGCCGTGCACTACTTCTACGACGAGAGCG GTGTGCGGCGTTCTTACACCTTTGGCCTGGCCGGAGGCGGCTATGAGAACCCTGTAGGGCAGCAGGGGGAGCAGGCAACCAACGGAGCCTG GGACCGTCACTCACATTCCTCCAGCTTCCACTCAGCCGATGTCCCGGAGGCCGCGGGGGGCCTCAACCTGCTGCAGCCGAGGCCCGTGGTTCTGCAGGGCATGCAGGTGCGCCGGGTGCCCCTGGAGATCCCGGAG TTTGACCTGCTGGACCAGGACTCCCTGCACGAATCCCAGGAGCAGACGCTGATGGAGGAGGCCCCGCCCCGTGCCCAGCACAGCTACAAGtactggcttctccctggccgcTGGACCTCCGTGCGCTATGAGCGGCTcgccctgctggccctgctggaccG GACGCGGGGGGTGATGGAGAACATCTTCGGCGTGGGCCTGAGCAGCCTGGTGGCTTTCCTGGGCTACCTGCTGCTGCTCAAAGGCTTCTTCACCgacatctgggtcttccagttCTGCCTGGTCATCGCCTCCTGCCAGTATTCCCTGCTGAAG AGCGTCCAGCCTGATGCGGCGTCTCCCATGCAC ggccacaACTGGGTGATCGCGTACAGCCGGCCAGTCTACTTCTGCATCTGCTGCCTGCTCATCTGGCTGCTGGACGCCCTGGGCGCTGCCCAGCCCTTCCCGCCCGTGTCCCTGTACGGCCTCACGCTCTTCTCGGCCTCCTTCTTCTTCTGTGCGCGCGATGTGGCCACTG TGTTCACCCTGTGCTTCCCGTTCGTTTTCCTCCTGGGCCTCCTGCCCCAGGTCAACACCTGCCTCATGTACCTGCTGGAGCAGATAGACATGCACGGCTTCGGGGGCACAG CCGCCACGAGCCCCCTCACTGCGGTCTTCAGCCTCGCCCGCAGCCTGCTCGCTGCTGCCCTGCTCTATGGCTTCTGCctcggggccatcaag TCTCCATGGCCGGAGCAGCACGTCCCTGTCCTCTTCTCCGTCTTCTGTGGCCTGCTGGTGGCGCTGTCCTACCACCTGAGCCGGCAGAGCAGTGACCCCACCGTGCTCTG GTCTCTGATCCGGAGCAAGCTCTTCCCTGAGCTGGAGGAGCGCAGCCTGGAGACAGCCCGAGCCGAGCCCCCGGACCCGCTGCCAGACAAGATGCGCCAGTCGGTG CGGGAGGTCCTGCACTCCGACCTGGTGATGTGTGTGCTGATCGCCGTGCTTACCTTCGCCATCAGCGCCAGCACCGTCTTCATCGCCCTGAAG TCAGTGCTGGCTTTCGTGTTGTACGCCCTGGCCGGGGCCGTGGGCTTCTTCACCCACTACCTGCTGCCACAGCTCCGCAAGCAGCTGCCCTGGTTCTGCCTCTCTCAGCCCGTGCTCAAGCCGCTGGAGTACAGCCAGTACGAAGTGCGCG GTGCCGCCCAGGTGATGTGGTTCGAGAAGCTGTACGCCGGCCTGCAGTGCGTTGAGAAGTACCTCATCTACCCTGCTGTGGTGCTCCACGCCCTCACGGTGGACGCCCACACTGTCGTCAGCCACCCAGacaagttctgcctgca CTGCCGGGCGCTGCTGATGACcgtggctgggctgaagctgctGCGCTCGGCCTTCTGCTGCCCGCCCCAGCAGTACTTGACCTTGGCCTTCACTGTGCTGCTCTTCCACTTCGACTACCCACGCCTCTCCCAGGGCTTTCTGCTCGACTACTTCCTCATGTCGCTGCTGTGCAGCAAG CTCTGGGACCTGCTGTATAAGCTGCGGTTCGTGCTCACCTACATCGCCCCCTGGCAGATCACCTGGGGTTCGGCCTTCCATGCCTTCGCCCAGCCCTTTGCTGTACCAC ACTCGGCCATGCTGTTCGTGCAGGCCCTGCTCTCGGGGCTCTTCTCCACGCCGCTCAACCCCCTGCTGGGCAGCGCCGTCTTCATCATGTCCTACGCCAGGCCTCTCAAGTTCTGGGAGCGGGACTACAA CACTAAGCGCGTGGATCATTCCAACACCCGCCTCGTCACCCAGCTGGACCGGAACCCCG GCGCTGACGACAACAACCTCAACTCCATCTTCTATGAGCACTTGACACGCTCTCTGCAGCACACGCTGTGTGGGGACCTGGTGCTGGGCCGCTGGGGCAACTATGGCCCCGGCGACTGCTTCGTCCTGGCCTCCGACTACCTCAACGCCCTCGTGCATCTCATCGAGGTTGGCAATGGCCTCGTCACCTTCCAGCTGCGTGGCCTTGAGTTCCGGG GCACCTACTGCCAGCAGCGGGAGGTGGAGGCCATCACCGAGGGGGTGGAGGAGGacgagggctgctgctgctgcgagCCTGGCCACCTGCCGCGTGTGCTGTCCTTCAACGCCGCCTTCGGGCAGcgctggctggcctgggaggtgaCGGCCAGCAAGTACGTGCTGGAAGGCTACAGCATCAGTGACAACAACGCCGCCTCCATGCTGCAGGTCTTTGACCTCCGCAAGATCCTCATCACCTACTACGTGAAG AGCATCATCTATTACGTGAGCCGCTCCCCgaagctggagtcctggctgagcCACGAGGGCATCGCCACCGCCCTGCGGCCTGTGCGGGCCCCCGGCTACGCTGACTCGGACCCCACCTTCTCGCTGAGTGTGGACGAGGACTACGACCTCCGCCTTTCTGGTCTCTCGCTGCCCTCCTTCTGCGCCGTGCACCTGGAGTGGATCCAGTACTGTGCCTCCCGGCGTGGCCAG CCTGTGGAGCAGGATTGGAACTCACCGCTGGTGACACTGTGTTTTGGTCTGTGTGTGCTGGGCCGCCGGGCCCTGGGGACCGCCTCCCACAGCATGTCCGCCAG CCTGGAGCCCTTCCTGTACGGGCTGCACGCCCTGTTCAAGGGGGACTTCCGCATCACCTCCCCTCGGGACGAGTGGGTCTTCGCCGACATGGACCTGCTGCACCGCGTGGTGGCGCCTGGGGTCCGCATGGCCCTGAAGCTCCACCAG gACCACTTCACGTCCCCCGATGAGTACGAGGAGCCGGCGGCGCTGTACGACGCCATTGCCGCCAACGAGGAGCGGCTGGTCATCTCGCACGAGGGCGACCCGGCCTGGCGCAGCGCCATCCTCAGCAACACGCCCTCGCTGCTGGCCCTGCGACACGTCCTGGACGACGCCTCGGACGAGTACAAGATCATCATGCTCAACCGGCGCCACCTCAGCTTCCGCGTCATCAAG GTGAACCGGGAGTGCGTGCGTGGCCTGTGGgccgggcagcagcaggagctggtgtTCCTGCGCAACCGCAACCCAGAGCGCGGCAGCATCCAGAACGCCAAGCAGGCGCTGCGCAACATGATCAACTCGTCCTGCGACCAGCCGCTCGGCTACCCCATCTACGTGTCGCCGCTCACCACCTCGCTGGCCGGCAGCCACCCGCAGCTGCGCGCGCTGTGGGGCGGGCCCGTCAGCCTGGGCACCATCGCCCGCTGGTTCCTGCACAGCTGGGAGAG GCTTCACAAGGGCTGTGGTGCCGGCTGCAACAGCGGTGGCAACGTGGATGAGGCAGACTGTGGCGGGGGCGGCCTGACCTCGCTCAGCAGTAACCCCCCCTTGGCACACCCCACGCCTGAGAACACAGCAG GCAGTGGTGACCAGCTCCTCCCTCCGGGCCCTGGCTGGGGGCCGCAGCCACCCCTGAGCTCTGGCTCCGGGGATGGGCGGCCCCCCCCCTCACTGCAGTGGCCTCCCCCTCGGCTCCCCGGACCGCCCCCTGCCTCGCCTGCCCCTGCTGAGGGTCCCCGACCCTCACGgccccctggccctgggctcctcaGTTCCGAGGGACCCAGTGGGAAGTGGAGCCTTGGGGGTCGGAAGGGGCTGGGAGGATCTGACGGGGAGCCGGCCTCAGGGAGCCCCAAAGGAGGCACCCCCAAATCTCAG GCGCCTCTGGACCTCAGCCTCAGCCCGGATGCCAGCGCCGAGGCCTCGccccccagagcagcccaggaCGCTCCTTGCTTGGACAGCGGTGCCGCTGAGAGTGGCACGCCCGCCGGGGCCCCGGCTGACTGGCCAGCCCCTGCTGAGGAGCGCGAGAGCCCGGCCGCCCAGCCCCTGTTGGAGCACCAGTACTGA